In Molothrus ater isolate BHLD 08-10-18 breed brown headed cowbird chromosome 11, BPBGC_Mater_1.1, whole genome shotgun sequence, a genomic segment contains:
- the LOC118700304 gene encoding LOW QUALITY PROTEIN: EF-hand and coiled-coil domain-containing protein 1-like (The sequence of the model RefSeq protein was modified relative to this genomic sequence to represent the inferred CDS: deleted 2 bases in 1 codon) translates to MEPAEGWDPYGRPARRTQWLVSALAYHYGLDRGVENEIVVLATGLDQYLQEIFHHLDCDGSGRIPGEDFRTLCQVLGLEEAAEPEECAGLWDGLSAELTFRQFHARLCGHFSTRAGPRLPLGQESEHIETQIRLRSPRRRRRTDPAGRGAAGSAERRPPGPCSRECCEEIVALERAEDRIATLEEENGSLRELVEDMRAALQSSDARCLALQVGLRKSHASHTGEGPCFIGRKRPLTQKHSHTKCLQDVLEEMELMWSSRDGQIEEAIRFSQELEKELKSSQEALVTLEDCNRFLLKREQAEMRRKVEEARHAVLNSLGKVKELEVRTKEVPHLQILSGRQSRGSAWEGTNHPGALTTTRA, encoded by the exons aTGGAGCCGGCTGAGGGCTGGGACCCCTACGGGCGGCCGGCCCGGCGCACGCAGTGGCTGGTCAGCGCCCTCGCCTACCACTACGGGCTGGACCGCGGCGTGGAGAACGAGATCGTCGTGCTGGCCACCGGCCTGGACCAGTACCTGCAGGAGATCTTCCACCACTTGGACTGCGACGGTTCGGGCCGCATCCCCGGCGAGGACTTCCGCACgctgtgccaggtgctggggctggaggaagcGGCGGAGCCCGAGGAGTGCGCGGGGCTGTGGGACGGGCTCTCGGCCGAGCTCACCTTCCGCCAGTTCCACGCGCGGCTCTGCGGCCACTTCAGCACCCgcgcggggccgcggctgcCGCTGGGCCAGGAGAGCGAGCACATCGAGACCCAGATCCGCCTGCGCAGCCCCCGACGCCGACGCCGCACCGACCCCGCCGGCCGCGGAGCCGCGGGCAGCGCCGAGCGGCGGCCGCCGGGGCCCTGCTCCCGAGAGTGCTGCGAGGAGATCGTGGCGCTGGAGCGGGCCGAGGACCGCATCGCCACGCTGGAGGAGGAGAACGGCAGCCTGCGGGAGCTGGTGGAGGACATGCGCGCCGCCCTGCAGAGCAGCGATGCGCGGTGCCTGGCGCTGCAG GTGGGACTGCGGAAGAGCCATGCCAGCCATACAGGAGAAGGACCCTGCTTCATAGGGAGGAAGAGACCATTAACACAGAAGCACTCCCATACCAAGTGCCTCCAAGATGTCCTGGAGGAAATGGAGCTCATGtggagctccagggatgggcagatTGAAGAAGCCATCAGgttcagccaggagctggagaaggagctgaagAGCTCTCAGGAAGCTCTGGTCACCCTGGAAGATTGCAACCGATTC CTCCTGAagagggagcaggcagagatgaGGAGGAAGGTGGAAGAGGCCAGACACGCTGTCCTGAACAGTCTTGGCAAAGTGAAGGAGCTGGAAGTGAGAACTAAGGAGGTGCCACATCTGCAGATACTGAGTGGAAGGCAGAGCCGAGGGAGTGCCTGGGAGGGCACCAATCACCCAGGTGCCCTCACTACCACTCGGGCCTGA